The window agtaatcagtttcttttcctttcattcagcaccatggacagcagTATGACCTGCCAGCAGAGATGGAAAATATTCATCTCCTGTTTTTTACTCTCTCTCTGTAAGACTTGTTTCCAACAGAATTCAGCTGcagaaataaagatttttacAAGCAACTTTGTTTATCTATTATGTAATGTCTAGTATGCagcaataacattttaaatctaGACTAAactgattcatttttttcatccattgATCTGTGTGcaatttttctcctttttttagcaAGTGTCTGTGTACgcttggaaatgtttttgttgctacactgggagcagaaaaaaagtttttataatGACTTGTGTGTTTATGAAGTGAACAAACTTTGAAAAACCAGAAGCCACAGTACTGAGCGCTTTTCAAGGCTTTATAGAAATAtaattgttaaataaaatagaGTGTGAGGTCTACCGCCAGTCATTCGTGCGCTCGGAATCGCAAAGGTGCTTTGTTTAGCACGCTGTCACTTGCCAGACtccacagagagagagaggcgCTAAGCTAACGGTTAGCTGACAGGCTAGCTTAGCGGTTTGCTAATTAGTTGGACACGCGCCAGAAAGTCGTAACAACTGACTACAAAAATTATTATCGATCAATTCTCTGTCGTTAacgaaaactttatttttttaaaaagtttcataaAATACCTCTTGGAGGTCCATTTTGTTTTGAGTCGGCGCGCGCCTCCTCCCCCCGTTTCCAGGGACTGTTTCCAGGAAGTGCGAGTAAACAAACCGGaaacagaaaagagaagaaaattttaaatgcaGCAGGCAGCGAAGCTGATTGGCCGATTGATATTAACAActgtttaaagaagaaaaaaagttaaatttcaTCATTACACTATTTCTTATCATGTTTGTTATTCTGTTTGGTAGAATCTGTACTAAAGTGAGACTTTTCAATTACTGctccaacatgtttttttcatctttttcacgATGGTGGacataattaacccttgtgctatcttagatgaccccacccttacattgacgtgttctgcctaccatgacaaaggtggataaaggtggggaggatttcatgtaatccatggacaccagtgaagatcacaaatcattgaagaaaaagggttcagtgtcttgtggggtctagatgacaactcccaatgttaaagtgcctaggatagcacaagggttagagaaaagtaagcttaaaattatgtttctgaatgtttctatATTGAAATTTTGGTGAATcgagagcagacaaaaaatactgTTTCTGAAAAGCAAGTACCAattacgtacaaactacaactggcaggtcacaagctcacttaactttatttaaaaaaaaaacatagttttaaatgactttattttcaaaaaattgtGACTTATTCCTCATAATGTTAGGACTTTattttcacacatttgtttaattgttttctgtCAAGGTGTCTCTAACACTCATAGATCGTACCATCACTTGTTTTACCTAAATTAATAGTAAAAAGTCATGTGAAAATCTGGTTTTAGTCAGAAAACGTcgttttctgcagcttttctaCTGTCTAAAGTTGTTGCTGAATCCCCCCACTAGGTGGCGGTAAACAAACTTCATTCCAACCGGAACACAACCTCGAAGAAGAACTTTTGTGTTAGCAATTATTATTAGCATTGTGTCTGTGTCGCTTGGCAACGCCTTAAAATTACAATTTAGACACCAATTTAAGGACAAAATGGTAAGAATTTGCTGTTTCTTTTGATACCTTTACGACTATTTTCATCTTGAATTTAGTTTCCATCTGTGATCTTAGGATGGGTTCAGTTGAACTGCGGCTAGCTTAGCTAGCTGTGTTGTTTATCATCGGGCGTTGTCACTAAAGGAAGACCCAAACTGGTGTGAGACTTCGAAGCCGCTGTTTGCTGGATGTTGTAATCTCCTTCTGTTTGTCAGGCTGATGTGGAGGAAACTCTGAAGAGGATTCAGAGCCAGAAAGGCGTTCAGGGAGTCATCATTGTGAACTCTGAAGGTAAAAccactgctgctgttttttgacACGATTAGGCTATATTAGGTATTCAGGACTTTAACTAACCACCAATCAACCCAAACCACCggtttctctttaaaaatgctATAGCTAGTTATGCATACAACCCTATGGTCACTAAATAAGGTCTTCATTAACCTAAATCCAGAAATCCTTCTGGATTTAATGGATGTTGTTGGGTGTTTCCTCCAACGATAGCAAAAAATACGTATTTAGTCTACAGTACAACTAAGGGAGGCAGTATGCTTGAAGTTTCCTTTTACATATTACCTATATACTGTAAAATGTTataatttagtctgaagaagtatctTTTTTACTTCCCACACATGCATGATCTTTCAAGTATACTTGATCAAATAAACTTGaggtgtactactttttgctgagGGCAGCCAGCAGGTCACATGAACTCCTAAAGAGGCCTCGCCTCTGTGCATGAAACTGCAGGGCGTCTTAGTTGTGTAGAAAGCCGAGTGCTACTGGGTTTAGTGAGGCTGATGGCGGTACAGTCACAAGGAGCAGCATCACATGCTTCACGTTTCTTCTCAACACATCCAGCAGTGGAACCGGAGGTCCGGTATAAAGGAGTCATATCAAATCAATAAtgacggggtgggattatataagttcgcttccttccactccctttcaagcaatatttattaatatgtctaattatcctaagtttgattagttactgtatgaatgtataactgatgattaaattgcttttgtgtattatttctacttaattgcttgaaataaaccatttcaaaatcaaaaataataaatggacACATTTAGGATTTGCTATAAGTCAAGCCACGTTTTGTCCCTCAGGCTGTTTTATGATCTGTCATTATATgcggggcgacagtggctcaggtggtagagcgggtcgtccaatgaccgaagggttggcggttcgatccccgctcccaccagccaaaaatgtcgttgtgtccttgggcaagacacttcatcctccttgcctccagtgtggctccactggtgtgtgaaagTGCATGAatggtgatggtcagagaggCCGAAGGCGTGAaatggcagccacacctctgtcagtctgccccagggcagctgtggctacaaccatagcttaccatcaccaagtatgaataaggagtgaatgaataatggacacactgtaagcactttgagtgtcttgaaaagcgcagataaatccaatctattattattatatgcGGTTCGTCTAAGCCCCTGCTGTCTCACGCCTCCTTCCCCTAACCACCTCCTCTATCTCTCACCGGGAGGAATATCAGGTCCTCTCCAGCTTGTGTCAGGTCTGCTAAGCTGTTTCTCCTTGATGTAAAGGAATCCTGCCCTCCTCAGGCGCTCCTCCCTCTGATGGCCTCTATTCAGCACCTTGTATCCGGGATGGAAGAGGAGTCCTACTTGATTTTGTTAACAATAATCTACAAAGCAAGCTAGCCATGCATTATTTATGGGAAAAGGTCAGGAGGGGAAAATATTCAAAACTTAAAAATCATGTTAAGAAGAatctaataaaagaaaaaacccttaaagaccaactcaaatgaaaattgtgtttttcttggcTTATTTCTGATGGTGGAGAACACAGAAAAATTGAGCTTTCTGAGTCTTTCTTCATTCAGTTGCTGTGAATTGAGGAGAAagctttattgtattttattttttagaattgtTGCCTCctgaaggatttttttctcctcagccTGTAAACAAAGCAGCGTTTTCTTCTGCAGGAATCCCAATTAAGACGACTCTGGACAACACGAGCACAGTTCAGTATGCCGGCCTCATCCAGCAGCTGGTGCTGATGGCCAGGAGCACGGTGCGAGAGCTCGACCCCCAGAACGACCTGACCTTCCTTCGGGTCCGCTCCAAAAAGAACGAGATCATGATTGCTCCAGGTGAGGGACGACCGGGGACAAAAGTCAGGGCAAGCCCACAGAAATGTTGAAGTTTCCAAAGTTGAACTAAAGCTCTATTTTAAGGCTTTGTCGtgtctttttcatttcattttctttctattcaGTCATTTTGCTGAGCGGCAATCTCATTTACAtaaagctgtttgtttgtggttcTCCTCTCTGGTTCCATGACCCAACCCTCTTGTCTTTTTACCTCCACAGATAAGGACTACTTCCTGATCGTCATCCAGAACCCGTCGGCCTGAAACCCCGTCAGCTCTTTCCTCCCCCCATGTGTCCCAGTCAGACTTCTAAGTTaactctttttcattttgcacaAGAACTGAAGGACGATTCAACGACAGAAAGTAAAACTGATAAGAGCAGCAGATttctacagatttttttttgtttttttgcattagcATCTGCCTTCTCTTTGTGTCTCAGACCTGCAGTGTTTACTTTAGGCTTCACGTCGTCTTTTATTctcacaaaaatgttctaaatattgtctgtaaaaagacaaaaacgtgaataaaatgtttcaacGTTCAAAATATCAGAAAATGGTATTGAAGAGGTTCGTGGAACAGTAGCTCATCCAGCAGGCTTCACTTTTTGCTAAATGTGGTATTTCTCTGTTTCTAGCTAGCCTGGCAacaagcctgtccaaagaggaatgttttaatttgactgtagaaactgtgtcggcctcttaCATTTGGTGGGAGCTTAGGtcaatgagaacagcagagttgaaggtcattacaaatgaaaagataaaaaaaatgtgtatttataaCTATTTAATTATTCTgatagtttttatttcatttaaaaatatagcttttattatttttgcaatgcttgaAAAGCTCAAAATGGTGATTTCTTAATTTGTCATTAATCaaactaatattgactcaaaaattgagGGGTGCAAGTAgggggcaaagctttttgctgggtGGGCACCTGCCCCCCATAGCTCCGTCCCTGTGTGAGGGACAGGTGGACCTGGATGCTCTTCCTTCTGCTTCATCTCAAAGTGGGGTTGATGTCATCACCTGCAGTAACCTGCTGTTCCAGGTGAAGACTGCTGACAGGTGAGGCAGCAGCGAGGAACAACAGAAGTCAGACATTTGGGAGCTGCAGCCTCAAAGAACTCTGGGAAATCGTCAACAACAACAGCCCCTGCCAGACGCACTCGGCAGGTCCTATTCTGGTTTTGAAAACCGGGACCCTGACAAAACTGTAGAGCTCGACAACATCCTAGACTAGAGCACAGCAGCTGGCCCAGGACGGACCTGGGATCTCAAGGCCTCTGAAAGGTCAAATGAGGAAAGAATGTTTTGCCAAAGGGAACATATAGAATCTGTGTCCTTAAGAGGGCAACAGAAACTAAAGTCAGCCAAATAACCAATCTTTAAGCCGCTGAACGgggcaaagaaacaaaacagaccAGTAAACTGAAAACACTGAGGAACCTATGCAGACCCTTTCCAAAAGAGGATTCATTTGAACTAATTCCATTCATaaatgcaaagttttataaaacaCAGATTTAGGGCCacagtttaaattattttaaagtatttttttttacataaattggggttatagctcataaaacccacaacaacaggatttcagaaaattagacatttctggAGAAATCACCATTAcagttttttgcaaaaaaagatgaagacagATGATGATCAcatcaaatgaataaaaatgaagtattttcaaaatgatctGTCCATCTTCAACACTTCAACAGAGTGGTGACAGATGATATCTGCATCGCAGCAGAAGGAATCATGAAGTCCTCTAAAACGGGTCAACAACCGTTATGTTCAAATTCCCTCCTTAACAACTGTGCCATCACCAACCATAATGCAAACTCTAATACAAAGACATTTCTAATATATCTGAAATTTAGTTTAACTCACAATCAGCAggaaaatagcttttttaaatattaactcAAAAAATTGCTTTCATGACAATATTGCACAAGGAAAACAGGCCAAAGTTGAAATAGTATTGTAACTCTGAAAACAAAACGTACTGCATTTATCTATCCACGCTCCCATTTGCCTGAATCCAGCTTTTCAACCAGGTCTGTCAGGGATAAAAAAAGGGCCTCTCATCCATTAAGGATCTCTACATCAACAATCATTTTACATCAACAATCATTTTACATCCATTACCCAACTGCAGAAAAAGTTTTCTCTCCCACCGGATCATTTTTTCAGGTGTTTGCAAATCACACATTTTGGTAAACAGTCTATAACTCAGTTTCAACAACAGCCAACACAACCGGAATTTGACAAAGTTTTGATTAAAGCGTCGACATctaaaaatttgatttcaaatttTGTCAGATGTTTTTATAGGCCACCAACAACTGCTCACATTAAGGTTACATGGGCAGCTGACATTGGAATAGAAATCCCTGCTAGTTTGTGGATAAGCGCTTTGAAAGGGATCAAGTCTTGTTCTATAAGTGCACATCTTCAACTCATACAGTAATCCACCATTTGCATTAGTCCGAAACAAGATTGCATAAAATGTTTCCTTCTGTTCCACCAACCTGTAACCGTGGTCAAACTGGGATAGGTTCTTTATCTCATTTATTTTACTCATGCCCCATGCTAACACATTTTTGGTCTGatatttttaagttgtttaGTTCAGTTTACAACAATTAACTCCCAATGTTCTGATAGCAACATTTGGTTGATCAGAGCAAACTCAGAAGCTGTCACACTCAACTCAACAAGCAGTCATGTTTGGAATGTTTATAGCTAAGTGGATTATTCTGAAGGTTTCTACTTCTCCTAGTTTCTGTAAATGGCTGAACGACATGGCGAGCTGTTTATACCTTGAGGAAATCTGATGCAAACTGACTGGTTGGCAGGACAAATTCACAAAGACTTGGGGACCTTTTATGGATCAGCCTCTCACCAGATGACTATTGTTTCCTTGCATTCTTGGGACGAATACCtctgtgttgttgttgctgtgtgtgtatttttgctgTGTTCTCAATTGTACACTGgcagtgtttgtgttgtgtgtgtttaaaaagcaataaaataaaaagtactgcATTTGTGGTATGTCATACCTACGGCAAAAGGATTGGATACGTCAGAAATATTTCAAAGAACTTCAGAACTTTGAAAAATATGCTTTTGGCTTATTTATCTTTTGATACATTATGTTCCTCTATTGTTCCACatacatgtaaacaaaatacaacaaaagtaaCTGAT is drawn from Oryzias latipes chromosome 22, ASM223467v1 and contains these coding sequences:
- the LOC101160277 gene encoding dynein light chain roadblock-type 1; this encodes MADVEETLKRIQSQKGVQGVIIVNSEGIPIKTTLDNTSTVQYAGLIQQLVLMARSTVRELDPQNDLTFLRVRSKKNEIMIAPDKDYFLIVIQNPSA